The Sediminicola sp. YIK13 genomic sequence TTCCATAAAACTGTCTTTCATATCACCTTTGATATCATAATAGACACTTGAATACTGCGAATTATTGAAATCTCCACAAATAATTTTTTTATAGGAAGTCGTTTTACTGTGTTCTAAAATAATTTCGGCCTGCTCCTGTTGCTTGACAAATGAATTGCTTAGTCTTTTCAGGAGTTTTTGTGATTCTTCCCTACGTAGAGAGCCAGGTCGTACCCTTAGGGATTGGAGGTGCAAGTTATAAATACGAAGCGTATCAGATTTTACAACGATATCAGCAAATAAGGCATTATTACCGGTGTTAGGAAAATTGAGGGAACCTTTATTGGTGATGGGAAATTTGGAATAAATAGCCTGAATTACCTTTCCACTATAAACACCAAATTCAAAGTTCACATGTTTGTAGGGATATTGCTCAAAGTCCTTACTCCTAATTTTTGAATAGTCGAACTCCTGAAAACAGACAATATCCGCATTTTCTTCTTTAATAAACTTAACAATGCCATCGCTCAATTGGGGGTTGTCTTCCCTTGAATTACCGCGAAAGGACTGTGCATTAAATGTTAGTATACTAAGGCTTTTTTCTTCGGATTCTGCATTAGCTTCAGAAAATTTAATAAAAGTTCCCAAGAAAAAATATCCCATTATTAAAACTACAGATGACAACCAAAATTGTCGCTTTCCTAACAATACCCAATAGCCCAGGAAAAGTATGTTCACCACTACGAGGTAAGGAACTGCGAGACTAAAAATAAACAGGAATGAAATTGATCGAAGGGAGATATGTGGTACTACACAAGAAATCAAAAGCAGCAGTGCCACTATTGAATTCAGAAAAAAAACGAATTTATTTAGTACAGATAATTTTCCCACAATTGGCGCTATTCTTTACCTGCTTTGAAAAGAAAGTCTTTCTCTGATTTTGACAAGCTCTCGTATCCAGATTTACTTATTTTATCAAGTATGGCATCTATCTTTCGTTGCCTGCTTTCTTTATCGTGGTCTACTGTGGCATTTGCCGTGGACTTGGCTTTACGGTAAACCGTTTTTAATGGAGCTTTTTTTGATTTTTTAAAGAGGTTGGCAAAACTATCCACTAACCTAGAAAAGCCTTCACCTATATCCTTGCCTTTCGCCAATTGCCTCGCATAGACAAATCCCAATAAGGCACCTCCCAAATGCGACAAATTTCCGCCTGCATTACCTCCGGTGGGAATCTGAATCAAATCCACCAAAACAAAGAAAACACCAATGTACCATAGCTTTACGTTAAAAAAGATAATCCTCACCTCTTGGTTGGGAATATAGGTACACACAAATATCAAAACAGCTGTTACCCCTGCAGAGGCACCTATCAAAGAAGTATTGATCCCCAAAAATGCAGGAAAAATATTATAACTCAAAAGAAATAGGAGTCCGCCTAAAATAACCCCCAGAAAATAGACATTGATGAATCTTTTAGGACCGAAAAGGTTTAAAAAAATTCGGGATGCAAAATAAAGCATTACCATGTTCCAAAAGATATGACCCAGCCCAGCATGAAAAAAAGAATAGGTAACAATGGACCATGGCTGCACCAAAAAATCAAAAAAATCTTTGGGCAACTCAAACCATTGCATCAACGTATTTGGCGACAATTGAAGTAAAAACGTAAGCAAGCCATTAAAAATAAAGATCACCACATTAATGGCAATTAATTTTTCAGCGATGCTCAGTCTTGCAAACTGATATTTTAAATTACCTGTGTTCATAGCTAATCCCAACGGTTTTTGTTAAACTGGTTCTTTTTCCAGTACCACATCATCAGAAAACCAATCAACGCACCACCAACGTGTGCGAAATGTGCTATTCCACTTCCAAAGATAGCATAACCGGTAATCCCTGAAAATAAATCCAGACCTATTAAAACAGGAATAAAATATTTAGCCTTAATAGGAACAGGTAAAAATATTAAGAATAGCTCGCTATTGGGAAATGACATCCCAAACGCCACCAACACTCCATATATAGCACCAGAAGCCCCCACAGCAGGCGTATTAAAGGCACTTAAGAAATTATCTATCGTACTTTGGGGAGCTAGGTTATACCAATCTGGACTATATTTTCCACTTGAAATTATCTCAATGACTTGGCTTCTTGTAATACCAGAGTTTACCAAAACATCCATGCCCTCATTAAAGTAATAATAGTTCACGGCCGTATGCAATAGGGCCGATCCCAACCCTGCAGAAAAATAGAAAAAGAAAAATTTATTTCTACCCCACATCCGTTCCAGAGGCGTACCAAAAGCCCATAAGGCATACATATTGAACACAATATGCATTAACCCTCCGTGCATAAACATATGCGAAAGAATCTGCCACAGTCCAAAATTTGCATTTTGGGGAAACCAAAGTGAAAACAACCGGTACATTTCATCGCCGTACAAGGAGGTGGCCACAAAAAACAATACATTAATTATAAGTAAATGCTTTATAGCATCAGTAAGTCTTCCCATTTAAATAAATTTTTTATCAATATCGTTTTCTGTGATCGTAATGTAAATTGTCTTGTTGAAAGGGCTCACCTTGGACTCCTTACAGGCGAACAAATCGTTCACCAGGGCCAGTTGCGAATTTTTGTCCAACACCTCCCCTGTCTTTACCGCCAGTGTCTTACAGAGGGTTTTGGAAAGGATATCTGTCTGTGAAAAATTATCACCTGCAACATCCTGTTGGTAGTCTGCAATTAATTGATCCAAAACCATACCTACCTCACTTTCTGCTACTAATAAAGGAACCCCGGTAATTTCCAGTACCTCCTTGTCTGCTTTACCGAAACCAAATCCTATGGTAGCTAGACTTTCCTTGATCTCCTCAATTATGGCCATGTCTGAACTAGAGAAGGACAAGGTCAATGGGAATAATAATTGCTGGCTTACTGCCTCTTTTATGGTAATATTTTTTAAAAACTTCTCATAAAGTACACGTTGGTGTGCCCGGCTTTGATCTATTACGACCATTCCAGAAATGATGGTGGTCACAATATACTTTCGCCTTAACTGAAAAGTGGTTGTCGTAGACTCCATTACTTCCTGACTACCATCAAAAATGGAACCCGTTATACTATCAGATTCAAAACTTACACTCGAGAAACTATCTTCTTTCCCAACTTTGGATTCCAACCCAACGTACATACTTTCCCATCCTTTGGTACTCTCCTTTTGATGGGAATTCCTAAAACCTCTCTGCATTTCCTCTTTAAAGGGGTTGAATCCTGAATCCACAACCACTTTAGGTAGTTCTGCAGTCCTATTTTTAAAGGCATAAGGCGTTTCCAAATTAAGGTCTTGATCAAAATCCAAGGCCGGGGCAACATTGAACTGTCCCAAACTATGTTTTACGGCAGACCTCAATAGGGCATACAAGGTATGCTCATCATCAAATTTGATCTCGGTTTTGGTAGGATGAATATTAATATCTATGGACGCAGGATCCACTTCTAAGTATAGGAAATAACCTGGGTGGTTTTCAGATTTTATGAGTCCCTCAAACGCTGCCACCACGGCATGATGGAGATAGGGACTTTTAATAAAGCGGTTATTGACGAAAAAGTATTGCTCTCCCCTACTCTTCTTGGCAAACTCAGGTTTCCCAATGTATCCGGAAATTTTCACCACCTGAGTCTCTTCTTCAACAGGGACTAATTTTTCATTGGTCTTACTGCCAAAGATATTGACTATCCGTTGCCTATAATTGCTCAGGGGCAAATTAAACAATTCGCTACCATTGTTGTAAAAATAGAAATGAATGGAAGGATGTGCCAGAGCTACCCTATGAAACTCATCGGTGATATGCCTAAGTTCCACACTATTGGATTTTAGGAAATTTCTTCGGGCGGGAATATTAAAAAAAAGGTTTTTTACCGCAATGGAAGTTCCTTTTGGGGTAACAATCACTTCCTGCGCCGCAATTTTACTCCCCTCTATTTTTATATGGGTACCTACTTCTGTATCGGAAGGTTTGGTCTGCAGTTCTACATGGGCTATTGCCGCTATTGAAGCCAAAGCCTCCCCCCTGAAACCTTTGGTACTAAGGTTGAAAAGATCTTCTGCACATTGAATTTTGGAGGTAGCATGCCTTTCGAAACTGAGTCTGGCATCGGTATCACTCATTCCAACACCATCATCTACCACTTGTATCAGGACTTTGCCCCCATCCTTAATAATAAGCTTTATGGAGGTGGCCCCTGCATCTATGGCATTCTCCATCAACTCTTTAACTACTGAAGCTGGTCTTTGAACCACCTCACCGGCAGCTATTTGGTTGGCAACATGATCTGGTAAAAGTTTAATGATATCGCCCATTAAAAGAATATGTCTATTTTACCATATTTTACTGCGGCATAGGCAAATATCAAAAGAAAGATAAGTATAACGAAAAAACGAAGCCTACGGTTTCTATCACTTCGAGCACTTTTGATTGTTTTCCAATCATCCCGGTAGCTCTTTTTTCTGTAGCCGGCAAAATACTCCCCGTCTGGTTTTGCTTCTTTAGACTTCCTTAATTTTTCTATACGCTCCTTGCGCTCGTTATAATAACGAGGGGAATAATTATAGGATTTGTTCCTACTTAATTTAAAAAGCGAAGGGAGTCTCATATTTATCTTTACTATCCTCAAAAGTACTGAAAATAGGGCAAAATGGTCGAATGTAGATGCTAAAAATTGTTAACAACCCAGAAATGTAGAATCATAGTGGCTTGCCTTTTAAATGTGGTATTTACAACTGATTAACCCAGATGTTTTCCCAAAAGAAAGATCACCAAATCTTTAGAACTCTAATTTAGTTGCCCAGAGCGGCCATCTTAATAGCGGCAATAGCAGCTTCCGAACCCTTGTTTCCGTGTATCCCTCCACTGCGATCAATGGCCTGTTGCAGGTTATTGTCGGTCAACACACAAAATATAACAGGTGTATCTGTAATTACATTTAGGTCCTTTATCCCTTGGGCAGTGGCACTGCACACAAAATCGAAATGCTTTGTCTCCCCTTGGATAACACTTCCAATAGCAATTACGGCATCCACATTTTGGGTAGCTATCATTTTTTTACTTCCAAAAACCAATTCGTAACTACCAGGAACATTCCAACGAACAATATTATCCTTTGAGGCACCACAATCCAACAAGGTTTCCATGGCCCCATTGAATAAGCCTTCCGTTATTTCCGAATTCCATTCAGAAACAACAATCCCAAACCGAAAGTTCTTCGCGCTTGGGATTGTAGCTTTATCGTATTCCGATAAATTCTTGTTAGCCGTGGCCATTATTTATTGTTTTTGGGACTTTCCGATAAAAACATCTATCGTTCTGGCTTCATCAGAAGAAGCATAGTCATCCTTAATTCTTTGAAAGTATTCCAGTGCCTTATCACTCTGGTTTAATTCCAAAGCTGTGATACCTGCCTTGTACAAGAATTTTGGCGCAGTAAAACTATTGTCACTGTGAGCTACAGCTTTCTCATAATAAGAAAGGGCATCTTCAGGTTGGTTCAATTGTACAAAAGCATCTCCAAGTCCTCCTTTTGCAAGAGCTCCCAAAATAGCATCATCAGAGGAGAAATCTTCCAAATGATTGATTGCTTCCTGATAGTTCTGCATGTTCAGATAAGCCATCCCTGCAGAATAACTTGCGACATTGGCGGCCTTTGTACCGCTGTATTCCTCTATAATATCCAAGAATCCGTATTTTCCTTCTGCACCATTAAGGGAAAGGGTGAACAATGAATCTCGCTCTGTAGTGCTGTTCAATGCTTGATCAAAATATTGTTGGGGGTAGTACATTTCATTATCTGCACTCGCCTCCATTGGTTTAATCACAAATTGATTGTAGGCCAAATATCCCAAAACGGCTACTGCTATTACACCAATGACACCTAGAATGTAGTTTTGATTTTGTGAAACCCACTCTTCGGTTTTGGAAGCACTTTCGTCCAGAGTACTAAAAACTTCCGCGGTTGTACTGTTCTGTTCATCCAATTCAATCTCTTCAGCTTTGTTCTTTGGTTTGTAACCTCTCTTATTGTATGTTGCCATTTTTAAATTTATTGATCGCGCAAAAATAAAGTTTTTATTGAAATCCGAAAGGTTATTTATTCGTTATTTTTCGATAATTTGCACGATCCATAGCTATTGAAAAATAAAACTGTTACCTCTCGGAATGTTTCTGAAAAAATTAGCCCTTATTAATTACAAGAATTTCAGCTCCCAAAACTTCGAATTTGATCATAAGATAAATTGTTTTGTAGGGCCCAATGGAATTGGCAAAACCAATATTTTGGATGCTATCTATCACCTATCCTTCAGCAAGAGCTACTTTAATCCGGTGGCCACCCAAAATATAAAACATGGGGAAGATTTTTTTGTCATTGACGGAGAATACGAAAAGAACGGCAGAGAGGAAAAAATCATCTGCAGCCTCAAAAAGGGCATGAAAAAGGTTGTGAAACGAAATGGGAAAGCCTACGATAAACTTTCTGACCATATTGGATTTCTACCTTTGGTCATTATTTCGCCGGCAGATCGTGATCTGATAATCGAAGGCAGTGATACCCGAAGAAAGTTTATGGATGGGGTAATTTCACAATCGGATAAGTCCTACCTATCCTCCCTTATGAATTACAATAAGGTATTGGCACAGCGAAATTCCCTATTAAAATACTTTGCCGCCAACCATACTTTTGACCGCACTACCCTTGCTGTATACAATGAACAGTTGGACAGGTACGGTACTGAAATCCACAACAAAAGGATGTCTTTCCTAGAAGCATTCATTCCTATTTTCAAAGAACAATACGAAGTGATCTCTGGAGCCAAGGAAGAGGTACATATTAATTACGACAGTAAATTATTGGATGATGGTCTCCTTAATTTATTGGAAGGCAGCCTAGATAAGGACAGGGCCTTGCAATATACATCCGTTGGGGTCCACAAGGACGACCTCAACTTTGAAATTGAAGGATTTCCCATTAAAAAATTTGGTTCCCAGGGACAGCAGAAATCTTTTCTGATCGCATTGAAATTGGCCCAGTTCAATTTTATAAAAACCCAGGCAAAAACAACCCCGATCTTACTTTTGGATGATATTTTTGACAAACTGGACGAAAATAGGGTAGCACATATTGTTTCCTTGGTAGATGATGATTATTTTGGTCAAATATTTATCAGCGACACCCACGCCGACCGCACGGAAGAAGTTGTAAAAACCATTCATAAGTCGTATAAAATTTTTAAATTATAGTATGAGAACAATCCTGTCTGTCTTCGCTCTTATATGCCTACTTAGCTGCAAGCAGAGCATTTCCGAAAGTGATCTGACCAAACTAAACGGGTATTGGGAAATAAGTGAAGTAGAGTTTCCGGATGGCACCACAAAAGAATACAAAGCCAATACCACTATAGATTATATAGAAATAGCAGGTTTTAAGGGTTTTAGAAAAAAGGTGCAGCCCAGCTTGGAGGGCACGTATTTTGCAAATGATGATGCCGAATCGTTTTTGATACTACAAAAGGAAGACTCCTTTGAGTTTCAATATAAAAACAACTTGAGCGAATGGAATGAGCTTTTGACAGCCCTATCGGATAATTCCTTTTCGGTAGTCAATAAGGAAGGAGTCACCTATCACTACAAGAGGTACGAACCCATCAACATTAACGAATAATGGCCAAAAGAAAGAACGACAATATACCCTTAAGTGAAGCATTGCAAGAATTCATCAAAGTGAACAAACTGCAGAACGGCATGGATAAGGTGAATGTTCGGGAAGCTTGGGCCAATCTTATGGGAAATGGGGTAAACAACTACACCACATCCATTGAATTAAGAAATGAGACGCTTTTTGTTTCTCTCTCCTCCTCCGTACTCAGGGAAGAATTAAGTCATGGGAAATCAAAAATTATTACCTTGATCAACGAGGAACTGGGAAAGGAGTTGGTGAAAAAATTGGTCTTGCGATAATAAAAAAAGCCTACAGAAAACTCCTGTAGGCCTTTATATCTTTTAGTATTCTACTAGTAGATTTCTCTTCCTGCAAAATGAAAAGCACCTTCTATAGCTGCATTCTCATCGCTATCCGAACCATGCACTGCATTCTCTCCTATTGAGGTGGCAAACAATTTACGAATAGTACCTTCAGCTGCATCAGCAGGATTTGTAGCTCCGATAAGAGCTCTAAAATCTTCCACTGCATTTTCTTTTTCCAAGATAGCAGCCACAATTGGACCTCTGGTCATAAAGTCTACCAATTCTCCAAAAAATGGACGCTCTCTGTGAACGCCATAAAATTCTTGTGCATCCCTTAAACTCAACTGTGTGTATTTCATAGCAGCAATTTTAAATCCTGCAGACGTTATTTTCTCCAAAATTGCACCGATATGTCCATTCTCAACCGCATCGGGCTTAATCATGGTAAATGTTCTGTTTGTAATCATCTTCTTTTAAATTTTGCGCAAAAATACGCTTTATTCATTAACCCGCAAGCCTTAATAGCTTTGTTCTAGTTCCCCAAGCAATTCTCCATTGTCCCCAACCATCTTGAAAATCACTAATTTTTGATTAAAGTCGAAATTTAAAAGTCCAAAACTTTTCTTATTGACCACCTCTCCCACTCTAAATGGATTTGGTTCCCCAGAAAAACTTGAATAAACATGGGTAAGGCCACTACTGGTGAAATCTATCAAGGGATAAGCAAGTCCATCAACATTGGTCCTGGAAAATTCCGATATATGTCTATCCCCACTTAAAATAATTACTCCCTTTGCATTTGAGGAGGCTATCAAACCTTTCAAACGATCTACCTCATGAGGAAAATTACCCCAGCATTCAAATCCATGCTCATTGGATAAAAACTGAATACTACTGACGATGACATTAAAATCTGCTTTGGAATTGTTCAACTCATTTTGCAGCCAGGCCCATTGAGCTGTCCCTAGTACCGTTCCTTGTCCATAATCATTTGGTTTATTTCTCTTTTTTGTTTCCCTGTCCAGGGTCAGGGCGGTTCTAAAATATCTGGTATCCAACACGATGATCTTAATATGCCCTTCAGGCAAAGTATACTCATGAGTGGCATATATACCTTCCCGTGATCTTCTGGGACTATCCATTGGCACATCCATAAAGTCCAGGAATTCCTGCTGACTCCATGTTTTTCCATTGAACTCTACTCCCCCATCATTTAAACCGTAGTCGTGATCATCCCAGGTACCAATAACTGGTATTTTAGTTTTTAAGAAGGCGTATCCTTCTACCCTATCTTGTTCCAAATACATTTCTCTCAACTTTTTTCTATTATCCGTATCTGCATAGATAATATCTCCACCCCATATCCAAACATCTGGATTAGCGGCAACTATATCATCCCATAAAAGATTGTTCAAACTACTCTTGTTACAGGAACCAAAGGCAATGGTGAAGTCGGAAACCGTGGGCTGCAGCAACTTTGTTTTAGTAGCTGATTTACAACCATTAAACAGAAGAATTAAAATAAAATAATACACTATTTTCCCCATGTGGTATTGTTTTAAAAACATACTCAAAATTAAGGCTTTTAAGAATAAGGTCTATATGATAAAATTGTATCTTTGCGCCCATGAATTTGAAGGACATAAAAGCTACTGAGGCATTACTCTCATCGCCACAAAAAATTGTAATAGTACCACACAAAAATCCCGATGGAGACGCTATAGGCTCAACTTTGGGCCTTTACCACTATCTTAAAAACAGAGGTCAGGATGCAACGGTGATTTCACCAAATGATTATCCCAAGTTTTTAAAATGGATTCCCGGGAACGAACAAATCGTGAATTTTGAAAAGGATTCCAATCGCGCAAAACAACTCATTTCAGAGGCCACTATAATTTTCACATTGGATTTCAACCATCTGGGAAGAATAGACCAAATGCGTCCTTATTTGGAAGAGGCCAAGGCGACATTTATCATGATCGACCATCATCAGGCTCCTGGTGACTATGCAGATATCATGTATTCTGATGTAAGCATGAGCTCTACCTGTGAAATGGTTTATAATTTCATAGAATTCTTGGGTCATAGGGATCAGATCAACGCCGATATAGCCAATTGCCTTTACACGGGAATTATGACGGACACAGGTTCCTTTAAATTTCTCTCCACCACAAGTAGAACCCATAGAATCGCTGCCGATTTAATAGATAAAGGCGCTAACAACACCCTGATTCACAACAAGGTTTTTGACACCAACACGCCTAGTCGCCTGCACCTTTTAGGCTGTGCTCTAAAAAATATGGTCATTATGGAGGATTACCATACGGCTTATATCACTTTGAGCCAAGAAGAGCTGGACAGTAATAATTATAAAAAAGGAGATACCGAAGGCTTTGTCAATTACGGTCTAACTTTAGATGGTATTTGTTTTGCAGTGATTTTTATTGAAAACAAAGAGGATG encodes the following:
- a CDS encoding endonuclease/exonuclease/phosphatase family protein, which produces MGYFFLGTFIKFSEANAESEEKSLSILTFNAQSFRGNSREDNPQLSDGIVKFIKEENADIVCFQEFDYSKIRSKDFEQYPYKHVNFEFGVYSGKVIQAIYSKFPITNKGSLNFPNTGNNALFADIVVKSDTLRIYNLHLQSLRVRPGSLRREESQKLLKRLSNSFVKQQEQAEIILEHSKTTSYKKIICGDFNNSQYSSVYYDIKGDMKDSFMEMGSGYGRTYNFKFLPLRIDFILVDEQMEVLAHKNYDVKLSDHFPVMASIKL
- a CDS encoding rhomboid family protein gives rise to the protein MNTGNLKYQFARLSIAEKLIAINVVIFIFNGLLTFLLQLSPNTLMQWFELPKDFFDFLVQPWSIVTYSFFHAGLGHIFWNMVMLYFASRIFLNLFGPKRFINVYFLGVILGGLLFLLSYNIFPAFLGINTSLIGASAGVTAVLIFVCTYIPNQEVRIIFFNVKLWYIGVFFVLVDLIQIPTGGNAGGNLSHLGGALLGFVYARQLAKGKDIGEGFSRLVDSFANLFKKSKKAPLKTVYRKAKSTANATVDHDKESRQRKIDAILDKISKSGYESLSKSEKDFLFKAGKE
- a CDS encoding rhomboid family intramembrane serine protease, coding for MGRLTDAIKHLLIINVLFFVATSLYGDEMYRLFSLWFPQNANFGLWQILSHMFMHGGLMHIVFNMYALWAFGTPLERMWGRNKFFFFYFSAGLGSALLHTAVNYYYFNEGMDVLVNSGITRSQVIEIISSGKYSPDWYNLAPQSTIDNFLSAFNTPAVGASGAIYGVLVAFGMSFPNSELFLIFLPVPIKAKYFIPVLIGLDLFSGITGYAIFGSGIAHFAHVGGALIGFLMMWYWKKNQFNKNRWD
- the mutL gene encoding DNA mismatch repair endonuclease MutL; translation: MGDIIKLLPDHVANQIAAGEVVQRPASVVKELMENAIDAGATSIKLIIKDGGKVLIQVVDDGVGMSDTDARLSFERHATSKIQCAEDLFNLSTKGFRGEALASIAAIAHVELQTKPSDTEVGTHIKIEGSKIAAQEVIVTPKGTSIAVKNLFFNIPARRNFLKSNSVELRHITDEFHRVALAHPSIHFYFYNNGSELFNLPLSNYRQRIVNIFGSKTNEKLVPVEEETQVVKISGYIGKPEFAKKSRGEQYFFVNNRFIKSPYLHHAVVAAFEGLIKSENHPGYFLYLEVDPASIDINIHPTKTEIKFDDEHTLYALLRSAVKHSLGQFNVAPALDFDQDLNLETPYAFKNRTAELPKVVVDSGFNPFKEEMQRGFRNSHQKESTKGWESMYVGLESKVGKEDSFSSVSFESDSITGSIFDGSQEVMESTTTTFQLRRKYIVTTIISGMVVIDQSRAHQRVLYEKFLKNITIKEAVSQQLLFPLTLSFSSSDMAIIEEIKESLATIGFGFGKADKEVLEITGVPLLVAESEVGMVLDQLIADYQQDVAGDNFSQTDILSKTLCKTLAVKTGEVLDKNSQLALVNDLFACKESKVSPFNKTIYITITENDIDKKFI
- the ribH gene encoding 6,7-dimethyl-8-ribityllumazine synthase; this translates as MATANKNLSEYDKATIPSAKNFRFGIVVSEWNSEITEGLFNGAMETLLDCGASKDNIVRWNVPGSYELVFGSKKMIATQNVDAVIAIGSVIQGETKHFDFVCSATAQGIKDLNVITDTPVIFCVLTDNNLQQAIDRSGGIHGNKGSEAAIAAIKMAALGN
- a CDS encoding tetratricopeptide repeat protein gives rise to the protein MATYNKRGYKPKNKAEEIELDEQNSTTAEVFSTLDESASKTEEWVSQNQNYILGVIGVIAVAVLGYLAYNQFVIKPMEASADNEMYYPQQYFDQALNSTTERDSLFTLSLNGAEGKYGFLDIIEEYSGTKAANVASYSAGMAYLNMQNYQEAINHLEDFSSDDAILGALAKGGLGDAFVQLNQPEDALSYYEKAVAHSDNSFTAPKFLYKAGITALELNQSDKALEYFQRIKDDYASSDEARTIDVFIGKSQKQ
- the recF gene encoding DNA replication/repair protein RecF (All proteins in this family for which functions are known are DNA-binding proteins that assist the filamentation of RecA onto DNA for the initiation of recombination or recombinational repair.), whose translation is MFLKKLALINYKNFSSQNFEFDHKINCFVGPNGIGKTNILDAIYHLSFSKSYFNPVATQNIKHGEDFFVIDGEYEKNGREEKIICSLKKGMKKVVKRNGKAYDKLSDHIGFLPLVIISPADRDLIIEGSDTRRKFMDGVISQSDKSYLSSLMNYNKVLAQRNSLLKYFAANHTFDRTTLAVYNEQLDRYGTEIHNKRMSFLEAFIPIFKEQYEVISGAKEEVHINYDSKLLDDGLLNLLEGSLDKDRALQYTSVGVHKDDLNFEIEGFPIKKFGSQGQQKSFLIALKLAQFNFIKTQAKTTPILLLDDIFDKLDENRVAHIVSLVDDDYFGQIFISDTHADRTEEVVKTIHKSYKIFKL
- a CDS encoding DUF721 domain-containing protein; this translates as MAKRKNDNIPLSEALQEFIKVNKLQNGMDKVNVREAWANLMGNGVNNYTTSIELRNETLFVSLSSSVLREELSHGKSKIITLINEELGKELVKKLVLR
- a CDS encoding nucleoside-diphosphate kinase → MITNRTFTMIKPDAVENGHIGAILEKITSAGFKIAAMKYTQLSLRDAQEFYGVHRERPFFGELVDFMTRGPIVAAILEKENAVEDFRALIGATNPADAAEGTIRKLFATSIGENAVHGSDSDENAAIEGAFHFAGREIY
- a CDS encoding alkaline phosphatase D family protein, which encodes MGKIVYYFILILLFNGCKSATKTKLLQPTVSDFTIAFGSCNKSSLNNLLWDDIVAANPDVWIWGGDIIYADTDNRKKLREMYLEQDRVEGYAFLKTKIPVIGTWDDHDYGLNDGGVEFNGKTWSQQEFLDFMDVPMDSPRRSREGIYATHEYTLPEGHIKIIVLDTRYFRTALTLDRETKKRNKPNDYGQGTVLGTAQWAWLQNELNNSKADFNVIVSSIQFLSNEHGFECWGNFPHEVDRLKGLIASSNAKGVIILSGDRHISEFSRTNVDGLAYPLIDFTSSGLTHVYSSFSGEPNPFRVGEVVNKKSFGLLNFDFNQKLVIFKMVGDNGELLGELEQSY
- a CDS encoding DHH family phosphoesterase, whose amino-acid sequence is MNLKDIKATEALLSSPQKIVIVPHKNPDGDAIGSTLGLYHYLKNRGQDATVISPNDYPKFLKWIPGNEQIVNFEKDSNRAKQLISEATIIFTLDFNHLGRIDQMRPYLEEAKATFIMIDHHQAPGDYADIMYSDVSMSSTCEMVYNFIEFLGHRDQINADIANCLYTGIMTDTGSFKFLSTTSRTHRIAADLIDKGANNTLIHNKVFDTNTPSRLHLLGCALKNMVIMEDYHTAYITLSQEELDSNNYKKGDTEGFVNYGLTLDGICFAVIFIENKEDGIVKISFRSEGDFSVNEFAKKHFQGGGHTNAAGGKSDVSLEETTAYFVSLLENYKEQLNA